One Candidatus Neomarinimicrobiota bacterium genomic region harbors:
- the rimO gene encoding 30S ribosomal protein S12 methylthiotransferase RimO: MSDKNQKLNLISLGCAKALVDSEILLGGLKNSNFDITQEPEEADTIVVNTCGFLDMAREESIETILQAAELKKSGKLKQLVVMGCLSERYPEELATEIPEVDRFFGSNDHKQIASFLTGKEFAQDDPLFYRSLMTPSHYAYLKIAEGCDNGCSFCSIPIMRGLQKSRGIDSIMWEAEKLVEQGVKEMLVIAQDSTSYGWDLKPKKYLSDLILELNNLDIDWIRLHYAHPAHLSQRIIDSMAESKRVCRYLDMPIQHGSDKILKSMRRGLGQEGIRNRVQKLRKAIPEIRIRTTLIVGYPGETDDHFKELYDFIEEMEFDRLGVFTYSEEEGTLAEALDDNVPAEVKNNRKAAIMDMQASISSEKNEAMIGQTFKVLVDKSGDTVSVGRTEFDSPEIDNIVHIKAALPKGEFVNVKVESANEFELIGSPI; this comes from the coding sequence ATGAGTGACAAAAATCAAAAATTGAATTTGATTAGCCTGGGTTGTGCCAAAGCATTGGTTGATTCTGAAATTCTTTTAGGTGGACTTAAAAATTCCAATTTTGATATTACACAAGAACCAGAAGAAGCGGACACCATTGTGGTAAATACCTGTGGGTTTTTGGATATGGCTAGAGAAGAATCAATCGAAACGATTCTTCAGGCGGCTGAACTGAAAAAGTCCGGAAAACTAAAACAGCTCGTGGTTATGGGGTGTCTATCCGAAAGATATCCAGAAGAATTGGCAACAGAAATTCCCGAAGTAGATCGCTTTTTTGGCAGCAATGATCATAAACAAATTGCATCATTTTTGACAGGGAAAGAATTTGCCCAGGATGATCCATTGTTTTATCGCTCCTTGATGACCCCCAGTCATTATGCCTATTTGAAAATTGCCGAAGGATGTGACAATGGTTGTTCGTTTTGTAGCATTCCCATTATGCGGGGATTGCAGAAAAGCCGTGGCATTGACTCCATTATGTGGGAAGCGGAAAAGTTGGTTGAACAAGGCGTAAAAGAAATGCTGGTCATCGCCCAGGATTCCACCAGTTATGGCTGGGATCTTAAACCAAAAAAATATCTCAGCGATTTAATATTAGAATTGAATAATCTCGATATTGATTGGATTCGTCTCCATTATGCCCATCCAGCCCATTTGTCACAACGGATTATTGATTCAATGGCAGAATCAAAAAGGGTATGCCGATATTTAGATATGCCCATTCAACATGGTTCGGATAAAATTTTAAAATCCATGCGACGAGGATTAGGGCAAGAGGGTATCCGTAATCGTGTACAAAAGTTGCGAAAAGCAATTCCTGAAATTCGAATTCGAACCACACTCATTGTGGGATATCCCGGTGAGACAGATGACCATTTTAAAGAATTATATGATTTTATAGAAGAAATGGAATTTGACCGCTTGGGCGTTTTTACTTATTCAGAAGAAGAAGGCACTTTGGCAGAAGCGCTCGATGACAATGTTCCAGCTGAAGTAAAAAATAACCGAAAAGCTGCCATTATGGATATGCAAGCGAGTATTAGTTCAGAGAAGAATGAAGCTATGATTGGGCAAACTTTTAAAGTATTGGTGGATAAAAGTGGCGATACCGTTTCGGTGGGACGGACGGAATTTGATTCACCTGAAATTGATAATATCGTGCACATTAAGGCTGCGCTACCAAAAGGCGAATTCGTTAATGTAAAAGTTGAATCGGCCAACGAATTTGAATTGATTGGAA
- a CDS encoding signal recognition particle-docking protein FtsY gives ELEKMYRVAETRFPDFEIHSLITLDASLGQNSLIQAREFANTVQVDGAVLTKMDGTAKGGIVFPLFKELDIPVKFIGVGEDLADLFVFNRIEYVQGLLGTAEEE, from the coding sequence GAATTGGAAAAAATGTATCGTGTTGCCGAAACGCGATTCCCAGATTTTGAAATTCACTCACTGATTACATTGGATGCTAGTTTGGGACAAAATTCATTAATCCAAGCGCGGGAGTTTGCCAATACGGTTCAAGTCGATGGTGCTGTTTTGACTAAGATGGATGGTACTGCAAAAGGGGGTATTGTTTTCCCATTATTCAAAGAATTGGATATTCCTGTGAAATTTATTGGCGTGGGAGAAGATCTTGCTGATCTTTTTGTCTTTAATCGAATTGAGTACGTACAAGGATTATTGGGGACGGCAGAAGAAGAATGA